TTCTGACTCTGTTTTTATCCTCCAACACCATTTATCCAATAAagctttattaaaaaaaaattcaaatctcgGACTCCTAATCCACCATTCTCTAAAGGCAAACTACCTTCTCCCAATTGACCCAATGAACCTTACTCACTTCCTCATTCTCACCCCCAAAGAAATGATTTAAAAATGGATTCAAGTTGATAAATGATACCTGAAGGAGCcttgaaaaaggaaataaaataaatcggTAATGCAAATAAGAAAGCTTTGAGGAGTACTAAACGACCACCCAACGACAAAGTTCTAGAGTTCCAACCAGCCAACCTATTTCGGATCTTCTCAATAACAGGTTTTCAGAACACCTTACGTCGGGAATTATCGCTAATAGGCAACCCCAAATATTTGAATGAGACTCATCTTATCTTACAATTAAGAATCTCTGCCACAGTTTGAAGCCATGAACTGTTAACATTAACACCTGTCATCATACTTTTATGGAAATTAACCTTTAGGCCGTATTGAAGCTCAAACCACAACAAATTAGCCTTGATTGCTCTAATATCATTCCAACACTTCTCTCCCATGATCAGCGTAtcatcataaaattataaaagagaGACACGAAACTCATTTGAGCCCACCTTAAAACCTTTGAATCGATTGGCTTCCATAGAAGCACTAAAAAGAGCTTTCATGCTCTCAGCAGCTATTAGAAACAAGAACGGAGATAAGGGGTCAGTTTGTCTCAATCCCCTCCGCATAGCAAACTCTTCTGTAGGACTACCATTCACTAGCACAGAAACTGACGCTGAACCTACACATTCCAAAATCCATTTACGCCATTTCTCTGCAAAACCCATCTTTGTCATCACAAGCTCTAGGTAATCCTTCTCAACTGAGTTATATGCCTTCTCGAAGTCCACTTTGAACAAATTTaactcttttatcttttatttttgccTCATCGACCACTTCATTTGCAATTAAGATTCCGTCCAAAATTTATCTGCCTTTAACAAACGCTGATTGAGGGGCTATTGTCTTAAGttctttaataaattttttgatttaatgaaattttgagCTCTGAAAACTTTTTATTTACCCTATTtcactttttttcaatttgaggATATTTTTAATTGACATGTCCTATTCACTAATGCGAATGTTACTTAATattcacgttatttaaaattttcttaagcattaattattatttgtataatatttaattattaaaattttcttaagcattaataatatttaattacaatttcttaagcattaattattatttgtattaatattattttataagtttacTGAAATTGTataatgtatgaaataattttacttaGATGGACAAATGAAAAAGTTTGTGTTACATATTGAAGAAACAAAACAGAATGgaagtagaaaataaaaataatagtgtGTTTTGGAATGTGTCACATCAgattttttattagttgataaatattaaaatatgtgacataaataaaaataagttgtCCCAAATAGAAGTTAGATTtgtgttttaatatattataatagattattttataaaatctatTAATATTTGGTACTATAAGAGAACATATTAACATTTGCCAATAATTGTGCATACTTTTGTTTTATAAGCAATAATTTTCCATACAGTTAACAGAACACACTTGATAAGTCTTCCTTACATACAAGTTGCAAGTCATCAATCAATTCAACTTTATTATAGCAGTACTGATGCCTAGTcagagaagaaaaaagaaacaaaaaagaaattaaatttgaagtatttatttattatatataaacgAAAACACTCATGCCAGAAGACAGTAGTAGAAGCAAAAAATTCTCAACCCATTGTGACTTGTATTACAAATTGCAATAAAATGGAAGTGAAGGGTATTGTACTTTTAACAATAATTGTTGCATTATTGTCCTTCGTAGGATCAGTTTCATCAACACAATTCCTAACTGGCTGCAATTACACTTGTGGAAATTCTAAAATTCCATATCCATTTGGCATAGGAAATTCAACAGAACAAGGTAATGCACCATGTTACTTGGATCCTAAGTTTGAGCTATCTTGTGTAAACAACTCAATACTATATATAGGTAACTTACAAGTCTTAGATATAGACATCCTCCATACCCaaatggaagttttattttatgtCTCAAAATATTACGGTTACGAATATGAAGAAAACACTAAACCAACACTCAACACAGAATGGTTAAGCATTTCAAGCAAGGAAAACAAGTTTATAACTGTTGGTTGTGACAGTTATGGTTATCTAGATAGCACTTATAACAGTAACACATATTCAACAGGGTGTTTAACAAGATGTCATGGAAATGAAATGTTTGATAATGGAACATGTTCTGGTATAGGTTGCTGCCAAGTTGATATTCCTTCTAGAATGAGGAACATCACTGTAGAAGCTTTTTCCTTCAATGAGTCATTGTTACCTTCAAGAATCTGCAGAACCTATTCATTTGTTGTTAAGAATAATAACTACAGTTTTTCATCCACTCATTTGAAAGGTTTACCTTTCAAAGAAGTACCAATAGTTCTTGACTGGCATGTAGGTGAGTTTGAAGATAACTGCAGTACTGTTTCCAAGAAGAACTATGCATGCATGAACAATAGCTTCTGTGATGACAAGCACACTGATTTTGGTTACCGATGCAAATGCAACAAAAATTATGAAGGAAACCCTTATCATCCTGATGGCTGCACAGGTAaacaaatttgtatttatttatcaaaaatgattttcatgAGAAAAGTTGTTTATAACAACTAGTAACAATGGTTGTATTGTGTTTCAGATATTAATGAATGTGAAACACCAAATCATGGTGGATGCAAAAGTAAAGCAAATTGTAATAACAGTGATGGGAATTACAATTGTTTCTGTCCTGTGGGGCAATTTGGAGATGGAACAAAGGGTGGAACAGGATGCCAGCCTGTCAAGCCACATGATAGAAATGGATATCTAATGTTACTTACTCTTATTGGTAAGCAACAAAACAAAACACAgtaattcaaatatttcatatttccttaattttaattagtttgatGAACAATCCAAAATACTTTTTGGATGCAGGAGTTGGAGCAGTATTAATTGTTGTATTTGTGGGGATAATTTTGTACTCAATATACCAGAAAAGTAGACtaatcaaattgaaaaagaaattctATAAGCAGAATGGAGGTTCAATTTTGGAACAGAAACTTGGTCAAAGAAAAGACTCCTCTCAAATAGCTCATATTTTCAGTGAAAGTGAAATAAGAAAGGCCACTAACAACTATGATGAAAGCTTAATCATAGGTAGAGGAGGTTTTGGTACAGTTTTCAAAGGTGAACTAGCAGATAATACAATTGTTGCTGTCAAGAAATCCAAAACAATAGATGCAAGCCAAATTGATCAATTCATTAATGAGGTGGATGTTGTGTCTCAAATAAATCATAGGAATGTGGTCAAACTCTTAGGGTGTTGTCTAGAAACACAAGTTCCATTGttggtttatgaatttattaccAATGGTACTCTTTCTGATTTTATACACACACAAGTTAAGGTGAATAATGAAACTTGGAAAACTCGTCTTAAGATAGCAGCTGAGGTAGCTGGAGCTTTGTCATATCTACATTCAGCTGCCACAATACCAATTATTCATAGAGATGTTAAGAGTGATAATATTCTCTTGGATGGAACCGACACTGCCAAAGTATCTGATTTTGGAGCTTCAAGGTTGGTTCCACTTGATCAAACTGAGGTAGCCACAATGGTGCAAGGGACAATTGGGTACTTAGATCCAGAGTATATGCAAACAAGCCAATTGACTGAAAAAAGTGATGTCTATAGTTTTGGTGTAGTTCTTGTGGAGCTGTTAACAGGTGAGAAACCTTTTTGTTTTGGTAGACCAGAAGAGACAAGAAATCTTGCTATGTACTTCTTGTCTTTCTTGAAAAAGGGTAGTTTGTTTCAAGTTATTCAAGGTGGCATGTTGAATGAAGGAAACAAGCAGGAGATCAAGGAGGTTGCTATTCTTGCAGCTGAGTGTTTGAGAGTTAAAGGAGAGGAAAGACCTACCATGAAGGAAGTGGCTATGGAATTGGAGGGAATGAGACTAATGGAGAAGCACTCTTGGATCAATGAAGACATAAATGTTGAGGAGAGTCACTACTTGCTCAATGAATCATCATCTAGCATTTATGAACATGGTGATAGCAGCAAACATGGAGATATTGGGTATGACAGCTTAAAAGATCATGCACTAATTGTCATGGATGATGGAAGATGATTATCACTAAGATTTCATTATTTTAGAAGTTTTGTGTTGTGTGCATGTAATCCagcttttaattatttttataagtaagaatgtcaaaattattatGGAATAGTCCTAAATTCCAATTGTTGGTATATTGTACTCTTGCATCTTGTAGTTTTCATTGGTTATGAGAATGAATCATTCAATAGttaattataagtaaaataatGCATGTAATTTATCAACATTTAGTATTCCTGTTTCAAAAATGtctttacattatttttttaattaaagtaggttaataaatatattttttttaatcacatcaaataaaataaaaaatacattgaactatgtaatatttttacttataattgaGGCTAAGGAGGAGTGAGTAAGAAGGATGCTACACCTATAAAATCTTGGAGCCAGCACACTTCAAAGGGTGAGTCTCAATCTGACCAAAAAAATTCCATggcaaaccaaaaccctccttcAATTTTCATATCAAACTCTCAAACCAATCCAAAcaaaaatttctcagccaaaatGATCTTCCAGAAAATGAAAGCCAACTTGGTTTTACACTCAAAATTGGCTGAACTAAACGGTGCCATGGGTGACCTTGGCACTTACATACCCATAATTCTGTCCTTAACTCTATCAAAGAACCTTAACCTTGCCACCACTTTAATCTTCACAGGTACATATTCTAATATTTCTAAATGACTTACAAATTAACATCATcttcatgaattttttttccttgAACTCTCTGGTTCTCAAGGAAAAATGACTCTGGTAATCTGGAGTTTGAACGAGACGTAAGTTAGTTCCATCAGTGATTGTTTTAGTCAAGATTCGAACTCGAATCTCTCGAATGATTTGTGCTTAACGGAACCTTATTAACCATTTGAGTCTAATCAGTTGGTTATTCCCTGTATGTAGTTAGTTAACTAACTAacattaataattgattttatttattttttgacaaaattaactATTGAAATTTGATGCATAATTTTTTCTAATGTATAATTCTTGTTTGGTGTTGAATATGATAGGTCTATACAACATTCTCACTGGTTTCATTTATGGGGTCCCTATGCCAGTCCAGCCCATGAAGTCCATCGCCGCCGAAGCCTTATCAGACAAAGACTTCGGCGTACTGGAAATTATGGCCGCCGGAATCTTAACCGGCGGCGCGGTATTTTTATTGGGTGTCACCGGGTTAATGCAGCTAGTGTACAAGTTTATTCCTTTATGTGTTGTAAGGGGAATTCAACTAGCACAAGGTTTATCATTTGCTTTAACAGCTGTTAAATATGTGAGAAAAATGCAAGATCTTCCAAAGTCTAAATCTTTGGGTCAAAGACCTTGGTTTGGATTTGATGGGTTGGTTTTGGcaattgtttgtgtttgttttatagtttttgtgAATGGTTCTGGTGAGAATGAGAGTGATAAAAAATGTTGTAATAATGGTGAAGAAAATGATGACATTAGAACCTTTGATTTGGGAGAAAGAAAAAGGACTAATAAagtgaaaaaaattgttttttcacTTCCTTCTgcttttttaatctttgtgttagGTGTTATTTTGGCATTTATAAAAAAGCCTAATGTggttaatgaaattaaatttggaCCCTCTTCTATAAAAGTGGTGAAATTCACCAAACACTCATGGAAGAAAGGTTTTGTCAAAGGTACAATTCCACAACTACCCTTGACAATTTTGAATTCTGTTATAGCTGTTTGTAAGTTGTCAAAGGATCTTTTTCCAGAAAAGGACTTTTCAGTTACTTCAATTTCAGTGACAGTTGGTTTAATGAACTTTGTTGGTTGTTTGTTTGGTGCTATGCCATGTTGTCATGGTGCTGGTGGACTTGCTGGACAGTATAAATTTGGTGGAAGGAGTGGTGGTTGTGTGGCAATTCTTGGTATTGCCAAATTGGTATTGGGATTGGTGTTAGGAACTTCTTTGGCACACATTTTAAGGGAATTTCCTGTTGGGATATTAGGTGTGTTACTTTTGTTTGCTGGAATTGAACTTGCTATGTGTGCTAGAGATATGAATACTAAAGAAGATTCTTTTGTGGCACTTATTTGTACTGCTGTTTCTTTGGTTGGATCAAGTGCTGCTCTTGGTTTTTTGGTTGGAATGGTTGTGTATTTGCTTCTTAAACTAAGGAATTGGACAAAAGATAAACCATAATTTAGGTCCATAAAATTACATAGTAGCTTTGAAgaaattttctttaataaaatggTTGATGTGGTTAGTTATTTATTGTTATGAGTGTAGTATTAAAATGTGGTTTGCAGGTGtaattaaaactataatataTAAGATATGAAGGTTTTTGCTACAAAATTTGtagattttatttgtaaatcactatatctttgtgaaatattttatttatcaatttatttccCATTTTTTGTATTTGATGCTAAATGAGGGATTTGGTGACTTAATTCAATTAAGTTAATTCTTCCTACAGTTAGTAAGAATTACTTCAAATGTTGGTTGCTTTTGTTCCTGAGCCATGCATACATTGTAGGTTTATTTAGGCAAGATATATAATGAAGTCCTTtaagttatataaaaatattaaataaattttttaatcttttttttttttatatattaagttAGTGAATTATGTTTGTAAAAGTTACAATGTTgaactatttttagttataatctcatttcaatcaattttagttaaagatttttaaaattgtactataaattttgttatcaatcatcttaagaaaaacataataaattttcatgtgATTTCATCACATAGATTGAGAAAATTTTGCGTTTAATTTCAAGAATTCTAAAATCTATCTAACTGAAATTCtctatgtttaattatttttctaaaatttgattaagtGTTTATGCTCTTACgattattgtaattaaaatcCCTTAAGAATTTAATGAATCTAttgaaaaaatagagaaaattttgaatttcaattttactGGTTTGAAATTAGGATTAGTGgtataacatttataaatataaaagaagaatttgacactaaaaaaaaagataaaatattaacttattaaaaaaatataaaaattaatatgttatttcTGTGTAACTTAAAAAGACcgctaaatatattttgtattttatttatgaatacaTTGTTGAGTATGTGATGCTAGTTACTGTATAAAAGAAGTGTACTTTCTTTATTTACAGAATTTATATGTTCATTTATGTGCATGATATAATATTGCATTCatagaaattaaaatgaaaccaacaaaaagaataaatttcCATTTTGAGCTAATGTGATACCCTTTTGGAATAAAATTTGAAGACTAGTTGGATGCTTGAATAATTGAATTTCCAAAAGGTTTGCAACTTACTACATAAATGGAGTGTGATATCATTCCAACTTTTGAAATTTGGACCAAAAAGAATACTAGTGTGATTTTCTCCCTTTAAGCATCGTGACTTTTTGGTGAAAAATTTGGAAGTACTTCTGTTAAAGTTGTCTGAACCttatgtgatttttaaatatagtGATCTATAAATACTATCAAATATAAAGTTcgatactattaataaaattgttttagaacTTGAACTTTTTTaggcttcaatttttttaatttaattaattattagtattgaatttttttaggc
The genomic region above belongs to Cicer arietinum cultivar CDC Frontier isolate Library 1 chromosome 4, Cicar.CDCFrontier_v2.0, whole genome shotgun sequence and contains:
- the LOC101498612 gene encoding wall-associated receptor kinase 3-like; this translates as MEVKGIVLLTIIVALLSFVGSVSSTQFLTGCNYTCGNSKIPYPFGIGNSTEQGNAPCYLDPKFELSCVNNSILYIGNLQVLDIDILHTQMEVLFYVSKYYGYEYEENTKPTLNTEWLSISSKENKFITVGCDSYGYLDSTYNSNTYSTGCLTRCHGNEMFDNGTCSGIGCCQVDIPSRMRNITVEAFSFNESLLPSRICRTYSFVVKNNNYSFSSTHLKGLPFKEVPIVLDWHVGEFEDNCSTVSKKNYACMNNSFCDDKHTDFGYRCKCNKNYEGNPYHPDGCTDINECETPNHGGCKSKANCNNSDGNYNCFCPVGQFGDGTKGGTGCQPVKPHDRNGYLMLLTLIGVGAVLIVVFVGIILYSIYQKSRLIKLKKKFYKQNGGSILEQKLGQRKDSSQIAHIFSESEIRKATNNYDESLIIGRGGFGTVFKGELADNTIVAVKKSKTIDASQIDQFINEVDVVSQINHRNVVKLLGCCLETQVPLLVYEFITNGTLSDFIHTQVKVNNETWKTRLKIAAEVAGALSYLHSAATIPIIHRDVKSDNILLDGTDTAKVSDFGASRLVPLDQTEVATMVQGTIGYLDPEYMQTSQLTEKSDVYSFGVVLVELLTGEKPFCFGRPEETRNLAMYFLSFLKKGSLFQVIQGGMLNEGNKQEIKEVAILAAECLRVKGEERPTMKEVAMELEGMRLMEKHSWINEDINVEESHYLLNESSSSIYEHGDSSKHGDIGYDSLKDHALIVMDDGR
- the LOC101498942 gene encoding molybdate transporter 1-like → MANQNPPSIFISNSQTNPNKNFSAKMIFQKMKANLVLHSKLAELNGAMGDLGTYIPIILSLTLSKNLNLATTLIFTGLYNILTGFIYGVPMPVQPMKSIAAEALSDKDFGVLEIMAAGILTGGAVFLLGVTGLMQLVYKFIPLCVVRGIQLAQGLSFALTAVKYVRKMQDLPKSKSLGQRPWFGFDGLVLAIVCVCFIVFVNGSGENESDKKCCNNGEENDDIRTFDLGERKRTNKVKKIVFSLPSAFLIFVLGVILAFIKKPNVVNEIKFGPSSIKVVKFTKHSWKKGFVKGTIPQLPLTILNSVIAVCKLSKDLFPEKDFSVTSISVTVGLMNFVGCLFGAMPCCHGAGGLAGQYKFGGRSGGCVAILGIAKLVLGLVLGTSLAHILREFPVGILGVLLLFAGIELAMCARDMNTKEDSFVALICTAVSLVGSSAALGFLVGMVVYLLLKLRNWTKDKP